The Deltaproteobacteria bacterium genome window below encodes:
- the bamD gene encoding outer membrane protein assembly factor BamD has translation MMRQVAIWALVAAALSGCFAFTSKRAGDQLRRDVDAIEQRLETKESELQNKIAQLERVLSQATELLQRNSADLGADVQAMREQLAAMNGTVQEAQRIASELRTQIQQLQASYEARLAAFDSRLTALEEKANQPPPKSAADTYSDAKRALAAGDFQKASVGFSTFVRKWPGHELADDAMYYWGEAHFRAGNFEKAIAIYQKVFDEYKQSEWADDALFRAGTSAEKLRWCTDALAYYAVLARNYPKSSLKRKAADRLRFLKRNRKNRKVCQS, from the coding sequence ATGATGCGCCAGGTTGCGATCTGGGCGCTCGTCGCGGCGGCCCTATCCGGCTGTTTCGCGTTCACGTCGAAGCGGGCGGGCGACCAGCTTCGCCGCGACGTCGACGCCATCGAACAGCGCCTCGAAACCAAAGAGTCCGAGCTGCAAAACAAGATCGCGCAGCTCGAGCGCGTGCTGTCGCAGGCGACGGAGCTGTTGCAGCGAAACAGCGCGGACCTGGGCGCGGACGTCCAGGCGATGCGCGAACAGCTCGCGGCGATGAACGGGACCGTGCAGGAAGCGCAGCGCATCGCCAGCGAGCTGCGCACGCAGATCCAGCAACTGCAGGCCAGCTACGAGGCGCGGCTCGCCGCGTTCGACTCGCGGCTCACCGCCCTCGAGGAAAAGGCCAACCAACCGCCGCCCAAGAGCGCGGCGGACACCTACAGCGACGCCAAGCGCGCGCTGGCCGCGGGCGACTTCCAGAAGGCCAGCGTCGGGTTCAGCACGTTCGTGCGCAAGTGGCCCGGACACGAGCTGGCCGACGACGCGATGTACTACTGGGGCGAGGCCCACTTCCGCGCCGGCAACTTCGAAAAGGCGATCGCCATCTACCAGAAGGTGTTCGACGAGTACAAGCAGAGCGAGTGGGCCGACGACGCGCTATTTCGGGCGGGAACGAGCGCCGAGAAGCTCCGCTGGTGCACCGATGCGCTCGCCTACTATGCCGTCCTCGCGCGCAACTACCCGAAGTCGTCTCTGAAGAGGAAGGCGGCGGACCGCCTGCGCTTCCTCAAGCGCAATCGCAAAAACCGCAAGGTGTGTCAGAGTTGA
- a CDS encoding OmpA family protein, producing the protein MRSSRFRLAAGQAALALAAALALLAGCPDKKPKYPNCAGDKDCKPGEHCVDKKCVQCRDDDDCEKGQRCEANACVAAEGWCESDADCPNFQVCKDHQCVACTSDADCPGGKCTDGACLRPGQCVKDEDCADDEDCVDGRCQRVGLGGPQPDTTCTLESVYFEFDSAALSAEARDVLAKDADCLKQESERSVYVIGHTDPRGTDEYNIALSDGRARAVADYLARLGIDPARFRIVPKGEADATGTDEESWKRDRRVDFEWQ; encoded by the coding sequence ATGCGGAGTTCCCGATTCCGACTCGCGGCCGGGCAGGCGGCCCTCGCGCTGGCGGCGGCCCTCGCGCTGCTCGCCGGCTGCCCCGACAAGAAGCCGAAGTATCCCAACTGCGCCGGCGACAAGGACTGCAAGCCGGGCGAGCACTGCGTCGACAAAAAGTGCGTCCAGTGCCGCGACGACGACGACTGCGAAAAGGGCCAGCGCTGCGAGGCCAACGCGTGCGTCGCCGCGGAGGGCTGGTGCGAGTCGGACGCGGACTGCCCGAACTTCCAGGTGTGCAAGGACCACCAGTGCGTCGCGTGCACGTCCGACGCCGACTGCCCCGGCGGAAAGTGCACCGACGGCGCGTGCCTGCGCCCGGGCCAGTGCGTCAAAGACGAGGACTGCGCCGACGACGAGGACTGCGTGGACGGACGCTGCCAGCGCGTCGGTCTCGGCGGACCGCAGCCGGACACGACGTGCACCCTCGAATCGGTCTACTTCGAATTCGACTCCGCCGCCCTCAGCGCCGAAGCCCGCGACGTGCTCGCGAAGGACGCCGACTGCCTCAAACAGGAAAGCGAGCGCAGCGTGTACGTGATCGGCCACACCGATCCGCGCGGAACGGACGAGTACAACATCGCGCTGTCCGACGGCCGTGCCCGCGCCGTCGCCGACTACCTCGCGCGCCTCGGCATCGACCCGGCGCGCTTCCGCATCGTCCCGAAGGGCGAAGCCGACGCGACCGGCACGGACGAGGAGAGCTGGAAGCGCGACCGGCGCGTGGACTTCGAGTGGCAATGA
- a CDS encoding sigma-54-dependent Fis family transcriptional regulator, whose product MTAVAGQRADERPAVLIVDDEPDNLDMLARALRGVGRIETATDGADALERLRRADYAALVTDHLMPGLTGVELLERAARIAPRTERILVSAFGDADVLTEAINRGHISHFLPKPVDLRELRRRVERAVAAAAPAGRRALVLAPPAAAAAVTAALRAAGITVSDARTPGADPGDGDVLVWHANVTGGVIDEVRRALHEVERVRRAHTDYGMFEMVGRSPAMQAVFEQIERVAKSDATVLVRGETGTGKEMVARLVHSLSARRERPFIAVNCAALPESLVESELFGHERGAFTGAQTRKLGRFERADGGTLFIDEVGHMPAAVQVKLLRVLQERAFERVGGNQTLHVDIRLVTATNLDLEEAIARGEFREDLFYRLNVVPISLPPLRERTGDIPLLVDHALARFQRRLGKEGIRISDRMMQRMLDYDWPGNVRELMNVVERAVALTPSGGVADLPDIRSRGPRERLAAIIPERPEASLRELVAEFERRIIAQALERHGGNRTRAAKELGITRQGLSQKIAKYGL is encoded by the coding sequence GTGACCGCGGTCGCCGGCCAGCGCGCGGACGAGCGTCCGGCGGTCCTCATCGTCGACGACGAGCCCGACAACCTCGACATGCTCGCGCGCGCGCTGCGCGGGGTCGGCCGCATCGAAACGGCCACCGACGGTGCGGACGCGCTCGAGCGCCTGCGCCGCGCCGACTACGCCGCCCTCGTGACCGATCATCTCATGCCGGGCCTCACCGGGGTCGAGCTGCTCGAGCGCGCGGCGCGCATCGCGCCGCGCACCGAGCGCATCCTCGTGTCGGCGTTCGGCGACGCCGACGTGCTCACCGAGGCGATCAACCGCGGCCACATCTCGCACTTTCTGCCCAAGCCGGTGGACCTGCGAGAGCTGCGGCGCCGGGTCGAACGCGCGGTCGCCGCGGCGGCGCCGGCGGGCCGCCGGGCGCTCGTGCTCGCTCCGCCGGCCGCCGCCGCCGCCGTGACCGCCGCGCTGCGCGCCGCCGGCATCACCGTGTCGGACGCGCGCACGCCGGGAGCGGATCCCGGAGACGGCGACGTGCTGGTGTGGCACGCCAACGTGACCGGCGGCGTGATCGACGAGGTCCGCCGCGCGCTGCACGAGGTCGAGCGCGTCCGCCGCGCGCACACCGACTACGGCATGTTCGAGATGGTCGGCCGCAGCCCGGCGATGCAGGCGGTGTTCGAGCAGATCGAGCGCGTGGCCAAAAGCGACGCGACGGTGCTCGTCCGCGGCGAGACCGGCACCGGCAAGGAGATGGTCGCGCGCCTGGTTCACTCGCTGTCGGCCCGCCGCGAGCGGCCGTTCATCGCGGTCAACTGCGCGGCGCTGCCCGAGTCCCTCGTCGAAAGCGAGCTGTTCGGCCACGAGCGCGGGGCGTTCACGGGCGCCCAGACGCGCAAGCTCGGCCGGTTCGAGCGCGCCGACGGCGGCACCCTGTTCATCGACGAGGTCGGCCACATGCCGGCGGCGGTGCAGGTCAAGCTGCTGCGCGTGCTGCAGGAGCGCGCGTTCGAACGCGTCGGCGGCAACCAGACGCTGCACGTCGACATCCGCCTCGTGACGGCGACCAACCTCGACCTGGAAGAGGCGATCGCGCGCGGCGAGTTCCGCGAAGATCTGTTCTATCGGCTCAACGTCGTGCCGATCTCGCTGCCTCCGCTGCGCGAGCGCACCGGCGACATCCCGCTGCTCGTCGACCACGCGCTGGCGCGGTTCCAGCGGCGCCTCGGCAAGGAGGGGATCCGCATCTCCGACCGCATGATGCAGCGGATGCTCGACTACGACTGGCCCGGCAACGTCCGCGAGCTGATGAACGTGGTCGAGCGTGCGGTGGCTCTCACGCCGTCGGGCGGCGTCGCCGACCTGCCGGACATCCGCAGCCGCGGGCCGCGCGAGCGCCTGGCCGCGATCATCCCCGAGCGGCCGGAGGCGAGCTTGCGCGAGCTCGTCGCCGAGTTCGAGCGGCGGATCATCGCGCAGGCGCTCGAGCGCCACGGCGGCAACCGCACGCGCGCCGCCAAGGAGCTCGGCATCACCCGCCAGGGGCTGAGCCAGAAGATCGCCAAGTACGGGCTGTGA
- a CDS encoding response regulator has translation MKILVVDDEHSFGRLLGHTLKRLGHKPVLATHPRDALDQLAPDIDAVITDIDMPEMSGVDLARAILARDEAMPIAFCTGSAPEGRARSEAAALGRVLPKVWTVADVKDVVEDLRRRREAARSTPAPVEARPAAASPVLEAAAAGADPDTIEPAPRARSRRRARRLRVDIPSWDHVLRMCRAAGSRPVRIAVPAPSGLAAGTPVDVSLVLPEEISVKIDGVVRSVEDGGDGRARARVELVGLTADVAGRLQRLAEAEQPTTPRPRLSAYLHVRGTARRGAAAAGRLARGTDRDMRVSDLMRANDRLRAQIDGLAAALAASEAGDD, from the coding sequence ATGAAGATCCTCGTAGTCGACGATGAGCACAGCTTCGGCCGGCTGTTGGGCCACACCCTCAAGCGGCTGGGCCACAAGCCCGTGCTCGCGACGCATCCGCGGGACGCGCTCGACCAACTGGCGCCGGACATCGACGCGGTCATCACCGACATCGACATGCCGGAGATGAGCGGCGTCGACCTGGCGCGCGCGATCCTCGCGCGAGACGAGGCGATGCCGATCGCATTTTGCACCGGCAGCGCACCCGAAGGCCGCGCGCGATCCGAAGCGGCGGCGCTCGGTCGCGTGTTGCCGAAGGTGTGGACCGTCGCGGACGTCAAGGACGTGGTCGAGGATCTCCGCCGCCGCCGGGAGGCCGCGCGCAGCACCCCCGCGCCGGTCGAGGCCCGCCCCGCCGCCGCGTCGCCGGTGCTCGAGGCGGCGGCTGCCGGCGCCGACCCGGACACGATCGAGCCGGCGCCGCGCGCGCGGTCGCGGCGGCGCGCCCGCCGGTTGCGCGTCGACATCCCGTCGTGGGACCACGTCCTCCGCATGTGCCGTGCGGCCGGTTCGCGACCGGTGCGCATCGCGGTGCCCGCACCGTCCGGCCTCGCCGCGGGCACTCCGGTCGACGTGAGTCTCGTGTTGCCCGAGGAGATCAGCGTCAAGATCGACGGCGTGGTCCGGTCGGTCGAGGACGGCGGCGACGGGCGCGCGCGCGCCCGCGTGGAGCTGGTCGGCCTCACCGCCGACGTCGCGGGGCGCTTGCAGCGGCTCGCCGAGGCCGAGCAGCCGACCACGCCCCGCCCGCGGTTGAGCGCCTACCTGCACGTTCGCGGCACGGCGCGGCGCGGCGCCGCCGCGGCCGGCCGGCTCGCGCGCGGCACCGATCGCGACATGCGCGTGAGCGACCTGATGCGCGCCAACGACCGCCTGCGCGCCCAGATCGACGGGCTGGCGGCGGCGCTCGCGGCGTCGGAGGCCGGCGACGACTGA
- a CDS encoding D-alanine--D-alanine ligase yields the protein MKTKRIGVLMGGLSSERDVSLRSGRGVLAALRGRGYDAVAIDWNRGSSLPYLLDAAGVDVVWNALHGTLGEDGHVQGLLACMGIPGTGSGVLASALAMDKVAAKRIFDQAGVPTPRWHLAADATERVETFPCVVKPSCEGSSVGVTIVRDPVGLPDAVARAAACHGVPFVEAFVDGAEVCVGILDGEVLGDVEVVPADGFYDYAAKYARGDTTYRVPAPLAARVRERVHAAARAAWTAIGGRAHGRVDLRVTPDGEPLVLEVNTLPGMTETSLLPKIAAAAGLDYATLCERILLSAA from the coding sequence GTGAAGACTAAACGCATCGGAGTGCTCATGGGCGGCCTGTCGTCCGAGCGCGACGTGTCGCTCCGCAGCGGCCGCGGGGTGCTCGCGGCGCTGCGAGGCCGCGGCTACGACGCGGTCGCCATCGACTGGAACCGCGGGTCGTCGCTGCCGTACCTGCTCGACGCGGCCGGCGTCGACGTCGTGTGGAACGCGCTGCACGGCACGCTCGGCGAGGACGGCCATGTCCAGGGCCTGCTGGCGTGCATGGGCATCCCGGGCACCGGCTCCGGCGTGCTCGCGAGCGCGCTCGCGATGGACAAGGTCGCCGCCAAGCGCATCTTCGACCAGGCGGGCGTGCCGACGCCGCGCTGGCACCTCGCGGCGGACGCGACCGAGCGCGTCGAGACGTTCCCGTGCGTGGTCAAGCCGTCGTGCGAAGGCTCGTCCGTCGGCGTCACGATCGTGCGCGACCCGGTGGGGCTACCCGACGCGGTCGCTCGGGCGGCCGCGTGCCACGGGGTCCCGTTCGTGGAGGCGTTCGTCGACGGAGCCGAGGTGTGCGTGGGGATTCTCGACGGAGAGGTGCTCGGCGACGTCGAGGTCGTCCCCGCAGACGGGTTCTACGACTACGCGGCCAAGTACGCGCGCGGCGACACGACCTACCGCGTGCCGGCGCCGCTGGCGGCGCGGGTGCGCGAGCGGGTGCACGCGGCCGCCCGCGCCGCGTGGACGGCGATCGGCGGCCGCGCCCACGGGCGCGTCGACCTGCGCGTGACGCCGGACGGCGAGCCGCTCGTCCTCGAGGTCAACACGCTGCCGGGCATGACCGAGACCAGCCTGCTGCCGAAGATCGCCGCCGCCGCGGGGCTCGACTACGCCACCCTGTGCGAGCGAATTCTGCTGTCCGCCGCGTAA
- the murB gene encoding UDP-N-acetylmuramate dehydrogenase, whose amino-acid sequence MSRSRGLAAGDRAWLTDLLGDRVTFDVPMARRTTLRIGGPADAWAEPDSIGLLQALVAGCRERGLPIVAVGAGTNLLVRDGGIRGVVIATRRLRRIARVGAGDVEVDAGVATGKLLAAAMRWGLGGVEFLAGVPGSVGGGLVMNAGTYLGEFKDVTVEVRSVRLADGQLAVRDNAACGFVYRGSALPPDEIVASARLALRARDLAAIEADVAALRRRRRAREPKRVANAGSIFKNPPGDFAGRLIEAAGLKGERVGDAVCSPVHANWLVNAGRATAADMLALIDRVRDRVREVHGVDLALEVKVLGED is encoded by the coding sequence ATGAGCCGCTCGCGCGGGCTTGCCGCCGGCGACCGCGCGTGGTTGACCGACCTGCTCGGCGATCGGGTGACGTTCGACGTGCCGATGGCGCGGCGCACCACGCTGCGCATCGGCGGTCCGGCCGACGCCTGGGCCGAGCCCGACTCGATCGGCCTGCTGCAGGCGCTGGTCGCCGGCTGCCGGGAGCGGGGCCTGCCGATCGTCGCGGTCGGCGCGGGCACGAACCTGCTGGTCCGCGACGGCGGCATTCGCGGCGTCGTGATCGCGACGCGGCGGCTGCGCCGGATCGCGCGAGTCGGCGCCGGCGACGTCGAGGTCGACGCCGGGGTCGCCACGGGCAAGCTGCTCGCGGCGGCGATGCGCTGGGGGCTCGGTGGCGTCGAGTTCCTCGCCGGCGTCCCCGGGTCGGTCGGCGGCGGTCTGGTCATGAACGCCGGCACCTACCTGGGCGAGTTCAAGGACGTGACCGTCGAGGTGCGGTCGGTCCGGCTCGCCGACGGACAACTCGCCGTGCGGGACAACGCCGCATGCGGATTCGTCTACCGCGGCTCCGCGCTGCCGCCCGACGAGATCGTGGCCAGCGCCCGCCTGGCGTTGCGCGCGCGCGACCTCGCGGCGATCGAAGCGGACGTGGCGGCGCTCCGGCGGCGGCGGCGCGCCCGCGAGCCGAAGCGGGTCGCCAACGCCGGCTCGATCTTCAAGAACCCGCCCGGCGACTTCGCGGGCCGGCTGATCGAGGCGGCCGGGCTCAAGGGCGAGCGGGTCGGCGACGCCGTCTGCTCGCCGGTTCACGCCAACTGGCTGGTCAACGCGGGACGCGCCACCGCCGCCGACATGCTCGCGCTCATCGACCGCGTGCGCGACCGCGTGCGCGAGGTCCACGGCGTCGACCTCGCGCTGGAAGTGAAGGTGCTCGGTGAAGACTAA
- a CDS encoding UDP-N-acetylmuramate--L-alanine ligase: MFHKADTRIHFVGIGGMGMCGIAEVLINLGYPVSGSDVNRTEITEHLEAIGGKITYEHRADNVRDADVVVTSSAIKGYNPEVEAARARKIPVIPRAEMLGELMRMKFGINVAGSHGKTTTTTMIAHTLMAGGLDPTAVIGGRVNGLGMANARLGTSDYVVAEADESDGSFLRLSPKVAVVTNIDAEHLDHYGTIDNVKRAFVDFINRVPFYGIAALCLDDPTVQSILPDVQKRYVTYGMSPQAHYRARNVRHEGLASRYIAWRGAEELGEIELHMPGDHNILNSLAVLAVADFLDVPFATVAGALRSFDGVQRRFTVRGEARGVMVVDDFGHHPTEVRATLAGARAGFPGRRIVAAFQPHRFTRTRDQFHNFARSFHDADVVVLCDVFAAGEPAIEGATADLLAQAIREHGHKDVTYIPDRADVAPHLASIVRPGDLVITLGAGNIQLTCGELLALLRDEQRPHA, encoded by the coding sequence ATGTTTCACAAGGCTGACACCCGCATTCACTTCGTCGGCATCGGCGGCATGGGCATGTGCGGGATCGCCGAGGTGCTCATCAACCTCGGCTATCCCGTGTCCGGCTCGGACGTCAACCGCACGGAGATCACCGAGCACCTCGAGGCGATCGGCGGCAAGATCACCTACGAGCACCGGGCCGACAACGTCCGCGACGCCGACGTCGTGGTCACGTCGAGCGCGATCAAGGGCTACAACCCGGAGGTCGAAGCCGCGCGCGCCCGCAAGATCCCGGTCATCCCGCGCGCGGAGATGCTCGGCGAGCTGATGCGGATGAAGTTCGGCATCAACGTCGCCGGCTCGCACGGCAAGACGACGACCACCACCATGATCGCCCACACGCTGATGGCCGGCGGCCTCGACCCGACCGCGGTGATCGGCGGCCGGGTCAACGGCCTGGGCATGGCGAACGCGCGGCTCGGCACGTCGGACTACGTCGTCGCCGAGGCGGACGAGTCCGACGGCTCGTTCTTGCGGCTGTCGCCGAAGGTGGCGGTGGTGACGAACATCGACGCCGAGCACCTGGACCACTACGGCACGATCGACAACGTCAAGCGGGCGTTCGTCGACTTCATCAACCGCGTGCCGTTTTACGGGATCGCGGCGCTGTGCCTCGACGATCCCACCGTCCAGTCGATCCTGCCCGACGTGCAGAAGCGCTACGTCACCTACGGCATGTCGCCGCAGGCGCACTACCGGGCGCGCAACGTCCGCCACGAGGGCCTCGCGAGCCGCTACATCGCCTGGCGCGGCGCCGAGGAACTCGGCGAGATCGAGCTGCACATGCCGGGCGACCACAACATCCTCAACTCGCTGGCGGTGCTGGCGGTGGCCGACTTTCTCGACGTACCGTTCGCCACCGTCGCCGGCGCGCTGCGCTCGTTCGACGGCGTGCAGCGCCGGTTCACGGTCCGCGGCGAGGCGCGCGGCGTGATGGTCGTGGACGACTTCGGCCATCACCCGACGGAGGTGCGCGCGACGCTCGCGGGGGCGCGCGCCGGCTTCCCCGGCCGGCGGATCGTCGCGGCGTTCCAGCCACATCGGTTCACGCGCACGCGCGACCAGTTCCACAACTTCGCCCGGTCGTTCCACGACGCGGACGTCGTCGTGTTGTGCGACGTGTTCGCCGCCGGCGAGCCCGCCATCGAAGGGGCGACCGCCGACCTGCTCGCGCAAGCGATCCGGGAACACGGCCACAAAGACGTCACGTACATCCCCGACCGCGCCGACGTCGCGCCGCACCTGGCCTCGATCGTTCGGCCGGGCGACCTCGTGATCACGCTGGGCGCCGGCAACATCCAGCTCACCTGCGGCGAGCTGTTGGCGCTGTTGCGGGACGAGCAGCGGCCGCATGCGTAG
- the murG gene encoding undecaprenyldiphospho-muramoylpentapeptide beta-N-acetylglucosaminyltransferase has protein sequence MMRLLIAGGGTGGHLFPGVAVAEALRARHPDADVLFVGTERGIEARVLDKLGWPLATIDISGIKTVGPWGAVRGALRIPRALWQSRRIIRSFRPDAILGVGGYASGPAVLAGWLSRVPVAVLEQNSIPGLTNKILGKIARAVFIAFDETRRFFAPKRVVMTGTPIRAALRARLTDGGRDGAAERDPDRPLRLFAFGGSQGAIAINELVVDAVAELRRRGREVAVVHQTGERDLERTRRRYADAGVHADCRAFIDDMAAQYAWADLVVARAGAATVAELAVAGVPAILIPLPTAADNHQEINARELAARGAALMLRQTTLDGRRLADAIAALMDDPAALERMRSGMKALGRPDAADRIVDWIEHVSQG, from the coding sequence GTGATGCGGCTGTTGATCGCGGGCGGCGGAACCGGCGGCCACCTGTTTCCGGGCGTCGCGGTCGCCGAGGCGCTCCGCGCGCGCCACCCGGACGCCGACGTGCTGTTCGTCGGCACCGAACGCGGCATCGAGGCGCGGGTGCTCGACAAGCTCGGCTGGCCGCTCGCGACCATCGACATCAGCGGCATCAAGACCGTCGGCCCGTGGGGCGCCGTCCGCGGCGCGCTGCGCATCCCGCGCGCGCTGTGGCAGTCGCGCCGCATCATCCGGTCGTTTCGCCCGGACGCCATCCTCGGCGTCGGCGGCTACGCCTCGGGCCCCGCGGTGCTCGCCGGATGGCTGTCGCGGGTGCCGGTGGCGGTGCTCGAGCAAAACTCGATCCCCGGGCTCACCAACAAGATCCTGGGCAAGATCGCCCGCGCCGTGTTCATCGCGTTCGACGAGACGCGCCGGTTCTTCGCGCCCAAGCGGGTCGTCATGACTGGCACGCCGATCCGCGCCGCGCTGCGCGCCCGCCTCACCGACGGCGGGCGGGACGGCGCGGCCGAGCGCGACCCGGACCGACCGCTGCGGCTGTTCGCGTTCGGCGGGTCGCAGGGCGCGATCGCGATCAACGAACTCGTGGTGGACGCGGTCGCCGAGTTGCGCCGGCGCGGCCGCGAGGTGGCGGTCGTCCACCAGACGGGCGAGCGCGACCTCGAGCGCACCCGGCGGCGGTACGCCGATGCCGGCGTGCACGCCGACTGTCGCGCGTTCATCGACGACATGGCGGCCCAGTACGCGTGGGCCGACCTGGTCGTCGCGCGGGCCGGCGCGGCGACGGTCGCCGAGCTGGCGGTCGCCGGCGTGCCGGCCATTCTGATCCCACTGCCGACGGCCGCCGACAACCACCAGGAGATCAACGCGCGCGAGCTGGCCGCGCGCGGCGCGGCGTTGATGCTGCGCCAGACCACACTCGACGGCCGCCGCCTCGCCGACGCGATCGCCGCCCTGATGGATGATCCGGCCGCCCTCGAGCGTATGAGAAGTGGTATGAAGGCGCTCGGGCGGCCCGACGCGGCCGACCGCATCGTCGACTGGATCGAACATGTTTCACAAGGCTGA
- the ftsW gene encoding putative lipid II flippase FtsW has translation MSAASRRSLAARASGVRRARPPQRASARPRVPEARPPRGSSPVLVDQQPIVEVPERGIDLVLLAATLVLVCIGTVEIFSSSAVYALNKHGDSTYFLQRQLVWLSLGLAAMAAGATMNYRWLRRHTYKLLLVALALLASVPFFGARINGAARWFAIGPLTFQPVEIAKLALISYLAYSLARKADRVKAFTIGFVPHLVVCAAMMGLLLLQPDLGSAIILGATTLTLLFVAGAKVSYIALSVLAAAPAVYYAIVGTPWRLKRFMAYFNPEAYADGVAYQVVQSLIAVGSGGATGVGLGRGRQHLGYMPEMHSDFILSGIGEELGFAGICAVLVLFAVVLWRGVRAALGARDVYGAYLAFGITVTFAFQALVNAGVVLGVLPAKGLTLPLVSYGGSSLVTSMFLIGLVLNVSRRAPPPPARRRVVINRVGARRRRARVAIARA, from the coding sequence ATGAGCGCGGCGAGCCGGCGAAGCCTCGCGGCCCGCGCCAGCGGCGTTCGCCGCGCGCGCCCGCCACAGCGCGCGTCCGCCAGACCGCGCGTGCCCGAGGCTCGCCCGCCGCGCGGCTCCAGCCCCGTGCTGGTCGACCAGCAGCCGATCGTCGAAGTGCCGGAACGCGGCATCGACCTCGTGCTGCTGGCCGCCACCTTGGTGCTCGTGTGCATCGGCACCGTCGAGATCTTCAGCTCGAGCGCGGTCTACGCGCTCAACAAGCACGGCGACTCCACGTACTTTTTGCAGCGCCAGCTGGTGTGGCTGTCCCTCGGCTTGGCCGCGATGGCGGCCGGCGCCACGATGAATTACCGCTGGCTGCGGCGGCACACCTACAAGCTGCTGCTCGTCGCTCTCGCGCTGCTGGCCAGCGTGCCGTTTTTCGGCGCGCGCATCAACGGCGCGGCCCGCTGGTTCGCGATCGGGCCGCTCACGTTTCAACCGGTCGAGATCGCCAAGCTGGCGCTGATCTCGTATCTGGCCTACTCGCTCGCGCGCAAGGCCGATCGCGTCAAGGCGTTCACCATCGGGTTCGTGCCGCACCTGGTGGTGTGCGCCGCGATGATGGGCTTGTTGCTTCTACAACCCGACCTCGGCTCGGCCATCATCCTGGGCGCGACGACCCTCACGCTGCTGTTCGTCGCCGGCGCGAAGGTGAGCTACATCGCACTGTCGGTCCTCGCGGCGGCGCCCGCCGTGTACTACGCGATCGTCGGCACGCCATGGCGGCTCAAGCGGTTCATGGCCTACTTCAACCCCGAGGCCTACGCCGACGGCGTCGCGTACCAGGTCGTCCAGTCGCTCATCGCCGTCGGCTCGGGCGGCGCGACCGGCGTCGGCCTCGGTCGCGGCCGGCAGCACCTCGGCTACATGCCCGAGATGCACAGCGACTTCATCCTGTCCGGCATCGGCGAGGAACTCGGCTTCGCCGGCATCTGCGCGGTCCTCGTGCTGTTCGCGGTGGTGCTGTGGCGGGGCGTGCGGGCGGCCCTTGGCGCGCGCGACGTCTATGGCGCATACCTCGCGTTCGGCATCACCGTGACGTTCGCGTTCCAGGCGCTCGTCAACGCGGGCGTCGTGCTCGGCGTGTTGCCGGCCAAGGGGCTCACGTTGCCGCTGGTGAGCTACGGCGGCTCGTCGCTGGTCACGTCGATGTTCCTGATCGGCCTGGTCCTCAACGTGTCGCGCCGCGCGCCGCCGCCGCCGGCCCGCCGGCGCGTCGTGATCAACCGCGTCGGCGCGCGCCGCCGCCGCGCGCGCGTCGCGATCGCGAGGGCGTGA